ACGATGGTGGGATGCAATTCGAAGTTACTACCGATGGAGACCAAAATAATGTGTCCAGTAATGGCGGATCTGTAACCTTTGATGTCGTCTTTGGACTTGATGGATTCACGTCAAAAGAAGGTGTCGATGGTGCCAATGGTGCCGATGATGAAATCCCCGAAACGATCACCATTATCGCCAACGACTCTGACTCGACCGTATAGTGGTTCCCTTTCGATAGAATAACTGAGTTGAATAGCTGAATGTATCTGAAATTCGGGGCCGCGTTCGTGCTTGTACTCCTGTTAGCGGTACCTACGGCGGCTATCTCCCTCGAGCCCACAGACACAACCGCTTCCATCGAACTCGAGGCGTCGAGCCCCTACGCTACCACCGAAAACGGCCAGCTAGAGCTCGACTTCGAGCGACTTAACGCCGATTCAGTGACGACGGTCGATGAAGCGTTCACCGTACGCGCGACAGACGAGAACGTCGACCGCATCTGGCTCTCGGGCACCGACGGCGTCACCTTCTACCGAAACGGCGATCCTGGAGACGAAATAACCAAGAAATCGCCGCTAGAGCCTACCACTGGCCAGCCCATCACAGTGGGCGTCTCCATCGACACGCACCAGGCGAGGGAGGGAACGGAGTCGTTCACGATCCACGTGGGATACGACGACGATGACGAGGACGACGAAACCGACCCCGACCCGCCGACGCTCGAGCGTGTCATCGTCTCGGACACCGAGGTGACCGTCGGCGAGACGATCACGGTCACGGGTATCTACCGGGGCGGGTCCCAGTCGATGGCGACGATGGCT
This region of Natronosalvus halobius genomic DNA includes:
- a CDS encoding CARDB domain-containing protein, whose amino-acid sequence is MYLKFGAAFVLVLLLAVPTAAISLEPTDTTASIELEASSPYATTENGQLELDFERLNADSVTTVDEAFTVRATDENVDRIWLSGTDGVTFYRNGDPGDEITKKSPLEPTTGQPITVGVSIDTHQAREGTESFTIHVGYDDDDEDDETDPDPPTLERVIVSDTEVTVGETITVTGIYRGGSQSMATMAGLTVDDIVVSQKRVFVFGGENRSVSFERTMDGPGTYEVGIDGRTHTVTVTEPEPKPGESVPNMTVTGVDLDRTEVAIGEPITVTATVENTGNATGVRTLEFAVGGFVVETERVELAPGETRQVEFERSFADSGRYALALEGEAVGTVTVVGLPSIAAITAQLPSESAAALAVPAALGIGFVVRRRRA